One segment of Nitrospinota bacterium DNA contains the following:
- a CDS encoding DUF962 domain-containing protein — protein sequence MDRLRWFVRDYIERHSHPVNTLLHLVGVPAALYGLVRLLGGALLSGLGWLALGYALQWMGHRAQGNEVGEWMLLKSLAARLRRR from the coding sequence TTGGACCGCCTCCGCTGGTTCGTCCGCGACTACATCGAACGCCACTCCCACCCTGTCAACACTCTCCTACACCTGGTAGGCGTCCCAGCCGCTCTGTACGGTCTAGTCCGGCTGTTGGGGGGCGCGCTCTTGAGCGGGCTCGGCTGGCTGGCTTTAGGCTACGCGCTTCAGTGGATGGGCCACCGCGCCCAGGGAAACGAAGTCGGCGAGTGGATGTTGCTCAAGAGCCTCGCCGCCAGGCTCCGCCGCCGGTGA